Within Sphingobium sp. KCTC 72723, the genomic segment GCGACCGGCCTGCCGGTTGTTGATCAAGAGGTGATCCTTGCGTTCGCTGTCATCAAATTGGCTGAAAACACTGTTCCGTCGCCATCCCCAAGCACGGCCCGCACGTCAGGCCGGATACGGCTCCGCCGGGGATGGCCCTTAAAGAGCCATCGCCTCTAGCTGCCAGCGGCGTCTGCGCAGCAGCGCCGTCGTGACTTTCAGGAGCGTAGAAAACAGCCTTTTCCTCCAATGATCTAACCGATCATGTCGTCAGAGAGTGCCGTTCCTGCTGTCGATGTAGTGGCTTTCACAGGATAAACCAAGCCATTTTCGCTTATGGGCCAGCATTTCGCCGCTTTGGCCGGGTTCAGGCCAAAGTTGCGACCAGGCAACGATCATGCCCGGCCAGATCGCGCAGCACCCGGACGGCCAGTCCCGCATCATGCAGCAGGGCCGATACCGATGCCCTTTGGTCGTAGCCAATCTCTATCGCCGCCATGCCGCCCGGCGCGATCAGGCGCGGCAGATCCGGCGCGATGCGGCGATAATCGTCCAGTCCTTCGGCCCCGGCGAACAGCGCGCTGCCCGGTTCGGACAGCACATCGCCCGAAAGGGGTGCGGTGCTGGCGATATAGGGTGGGTTGATGAGCAGCAGGTCGAACTGGCCGTCGACCCCCTGCGCCCAATCGCCGGATTGAAAGGCCGCGCGGTCGGCCAAGCCAAGCCGCACGGCGTTGCCGCGTGCCACCGCCAGCGCGCCCGGCGACGCATCGACGCCAAGGCCGCGCGCATCGGGCCACTGGTCGAGCGCGGCGAGCAGCAGCGCGCCGGAGCCAGTGCCAAGGTCCAGCACAGTCGCGGGTGCGCGGTCGGCGAAATGGGCAAGCGCCGCTTCGATCAGCGTTTCGCTGTCGGGGCGGGGGATGAGGACGTCCGGCGTGACATCCAGGGCGATCGTCCAGAAATCGCGGGTGCCGGTGATATAGGCGACGGGTTCTCCGCCACGGCGACGGTCGAGCAGCGCAGCGAAGGCTGGCGGCACGGTCAGGTCGCGCTGGCGCAGGAGGAGGTCGTTGCGGGTCAGGCCCAGCGCATGGGCCATGAGCAATTCGGCGTCGAGGCGCGGCGTGTCGCTGGCGACAGCGAGATGGACAGTCGCGGCGCGTAATGCGTCGGCGATGGTCATGGCCATCGCCGCCGGATTTTCGCTCACCCTACCCCGTCCAGTTGGGCGAGGCGAGCGGCTTCGTCTTCGGCGATCAGAGCGTCTATGACTTCGGCCAGGCCCGGTCCTTCGAGGATTTCGGGCAGGCGGTGCAGGGTCAGGTTGATGCGATGATCGGTGACGCGGCCTTGTGGAAAATTATAGGTGCGGATGCGTTCGGAACGGTCGCCCGAACCCACCATCGCCTTGCGCGCGCCCGCCTGTTCGCTGTGGGTGCGTTGCCGTTCGGCTTCGTAGAGGCGGGCGCGCAGCACCTGCATCGCCTTGGCCTTGTTCTTGTGCTGCGAGCGTTCGTCCTGCTGGATCACCACCAGGCCGCTGGGCAGATGGGTGATGCGGACGGCGGAATCGGTTGTGTTGACGTGCTGGCCGCCAGCGCCGGACGCGCGATAAATATCGATCTTGAGGTCGCCATCGGCGATCTGGACGTCGACTTCCTCCGGTTCGGGGAGGACGGCTACAGTCGCGGCGCTGGTGTGGATGCGGCCGCCGCTTTCGGTGACGGGGACGCGCTGGACGCGGTGGACGCCGCTTTCGAATTTGAGTTTGGCGAACACGCCGGTGCCGGTGATCGAAGCGACGATTTCCTTGAAACCGCCCGCTTCGGACGCATTGGCCGACAGCGCCTCCAGCTTCCATCCGAGCGTGTCGGCATAGCGTTGGTACATGCGGAACAGGTCGCCTGCGAACAGAGCCGCTTCGTCGCCGCCGGTGCCAGCGCGGATTTCCAGCATGGCGGGGCGCGCGTCGGCGGAATCGCGGGGCAGCAATTGCAGCGCCAGCGCGCGTTCGGCGGCGGGCAACTGGCTCTTGAGGTGCTGCATTTCCTCCTGCGCCATTTCGCGCATGAGGGGGTCTGCTTCTTCGCCCCCGGTCATGGTTTCTAACGCGGACAGTTCCTGCCGCAGGCGGCGCACTTCATGCGCGGCGCGGGCGACCGGTTCGATCTCGGCATATTCCTTCGACAGGCGCACGAACATGTCGGGCGCCAGATCGGCGCGCGTCATCGACGCCTGCACCTCATCCCGGCGCGCTTCGATCTGCGCAATGCGTTCGGGGGAGATGTGCATTAGGCGTTTGGCAACTTTATCACTGCGTCAAACTGGCTCCCTTGCGGTTTCAGCAAATGACTATCTATTACGAAATTATCCTTAAGGATTTCTAGGAGCTTAAGCACTATGCCATCACCAGC encodes:
- the prmC gene encoding peptide chain release factor N(5)-glutamine methyltransferase, whose translation is MTIADALRAATVHLAVASDTPRLDAELLMAHALGLTRNDLLLRQRDLTVPPAFAALLDRRRGGEPVAYITGTRDFWTIALDVTPDVLIPRPDSETLIEAALAHFADRAPATVLDLGTGSGALLLAALDQWPDARGLGVDASPGALAVARGNAVRLGLADRAAFQSGDWAQGVDGQFDLLLINPPYIASTAPLSGDVLSEPGSALFAGAEGLDDYRRIAPDLPRLIAPGGMAAIEIGYDQRASVSALLHDAGLAVRVLRDLAGHDRCLVATLA
- the prfA gene encoding peptide chain release factor 1, which translates into the protein MHISPERIAQIEARRDEVQASMTRADLAPDMFVRLSKEYAEIEPVARAAHEVRRLRQELSALETMTGGEEADPLMREMAQEEMQHLKSQLPAAERALALQLLPRDSADARPAMLEIRAGTGGDEAALFAGDLFRMYQRYADTLGWKLEALSANASEAGGFKEIVASITGTGVFAKLKFESGVHRVQRVPVTESGGRIHTSAATVAVLPEPEEVDVQIADGDLKIDIYRASGAGGQHVNTTDSAVRITHLPSGLVVIQQDERSQHKNKAKAMQVLRARLYEAERQRTHSEQAGARKAMVGSGDRSERIRTYNFPQGRVTDHRINLTLHRLPEILEGPGLAEVIDALIAEDEAARLAQLDGVG